The window AATACTGCGGCTGGCGCCTTTTATGCCGTGGACAGTAATGCGGTATGTATTGAGTTTTTCTTCGGCTATTTCCCCTGCGGAAATGGTTTTCAATTCTTCCAGCATGGCGGGGATATTTTTGATATATGAAACGACCGCTTCGAGCCATGATTCGCCGTCCCCGAACCGTTCCAGGGCTTTTACTATGTCCACCCCCTCTATAGGGTTTTTCAGAAGAAAAGTTTTAACGGTTTCATCTTTTTCCCCGTCCCTCATATCAAGGCCGCCAGGGGCGGTTTCAGGAATGCCCTGGGTTTGGCGCAGCTCTTTTTCGTAATCCTTGTCCCGTACCCAGCGGTTGATAGCTTCATTGAGCTTGATAATATCAATGGGCTTGGTGAGGAAAGCCTGGAACCCGTTGTTAAGGAACATCTCTTCGTTGCCAAGTATTGCATTGGCAGTAAGGGCGATAATGGGAACCGACCGGGCATAATCGCTGTCAATTTCATTGCGGATAATTCGCACTGCTTCTATGCCGTCCATGCCGGGCATCATATGATCCATGAAGACCGCATTGTATTTGGGGTCCCCGCTGCGTATACGGTCTATGGCAGACTGGCCGCTGCTCACGCAATCTATAGTCAAGCCGTACCTCTTGAGCATACCCCGGGCTACATCCAGGTTAGTGTTTACATCATCCACTACAAGCACCTTTGCGTAAGGTATATAAGCCTGGGCAATTTTCTTGTTTCTGTCCCTGCGCCCCAGGGCATACTGGAAAGCTTTAAGATTATCCGCTACTTCGTTTCCTATAAGCACATCGGTGACATAGCCCTGGGGTATCCATGCCTTAAAAACGCTTCCCTTGTTGTATTCGCTGGTTGCGGAAAGGTGGCCGCCCATCATTTCAATTAAGCGTTTTGTAATGGGGAGGCCCAGGCCAGTGCCTTCGATCTTGCGGTTGCTGTTGGTGTCCACCTGGCTGTAATTTTCAAAAATGGTGTTCATGTCTTCACTCTTGATGCCTATGCCAGTATCGGAAACTGTAATTTCCATCCAAACTGTATCTTTTTCCAGTGTTTCTGCCTTATGTTCACAGCGAATGCTGAGGATTACTTTTCCTTCTTTTGTATACTTAAAGGCATTGGAAAGGAAATTATTGAGTATTTGTTTTATCCTGAGTTCGTCGCCGAAAAGTTTGCTGGGAAGCTTTCCGTCGATATCAAGCTCGAAGGTGATGGGCTTGCTTCCTTTGCGCACAATGTTCAGCACCACCGTATCGTTGATGAGGCTGGGAAGATCGTACTCGACAGGGATAAGGACAAACTTCCCGGATTCAATTTTGGAAATATCAAGGATGTCGTTGATAAGACCGAGAAGGGTAAGGCCCGAGGTGTAGATCTTTTCAAGACAGTCCTGGGAATCGCCGCTCATCCCTTCATTTTTTCCCATTTCCAGTTCTGAAAAGCCAATGATGGCGTTTAGGGGGGTCCTCATTTCATGACTCATATTGGCAAGGAAATTGCTCTTCGCCTCGGAGGCAGATTCAGCCACCACCTTGAGTTCTCCAAGAGTCTTGTTTTGAATATTCAATTGTTCAAAGGGGAGGGCAATGCTTTTCGCCGCAAACAGCGCAGCTATAAATCCAAGCCCCAGCACCACCGCTCCCGCAAGGAGGAGGCTGAATTGAACCTGCCTTACCGGGCTTTCGGATACTGGTGAAATAGCTGCCAGGGACCAGCCCCCCGAATTCGCAATGGGCGTGTACGCCGCAATACGCATTTTCCCCGAAAGGCTGTATTCCTGTATCCCGCTTTCACCCTCAAGCATTGCGTTAATCACGGGGATCGCAGGACGCATGGCCGGATCAGCTTTTATTCTGTCCATAAAAGTCCGGTGGGCAGCGACCTCTTCAGAGTCCACGTTGGCGACTGTGTACCCCTTGTTGTCAAGGGCAAATATATAACCTGTATTCCAGATGCGAAGATCTTCAAGTATATTGTTGAAATACAGGGCCGGAAGGGTTGCGCAGAGTATGGAGCCTTCC is drawn from Leadbettera azotonutricia ZAS-9 and contains these coding sequences:
- a CDS encoding hybrid sensor histidine kinase/response regulator; the protein is MSVRLKAIFIISAIVLAIAATGIGIGIYSSRKSMVSIMESDMTLVAKIASRMMAIELDRLREQIEAAADRIESAENEKEILEILEKQREKNHFLSVVIMGKGEYFLVQGETMLDNSFLDTSYGRRALAGETFVTTTERGIGEQLVFRIITPLEGSILCATLPALYFNNILEDLRIWNTGYIFALDNKGYTVANVDSEEVAAHRTFMDRIKADPAMRPAIPVINAMLEGESGIQEYSLSGKMRIAAYTPIANSGGWSLAAISPVSESPVRQVQFSLLLAGAVVLGLGFIAALFAAKSIALPFEQLNIQNKTLGELKVVAESASEAKSNFLANMSHEMRTPLNAIIGFSELEMGKNEGMSGDSQDCLEKIYTSGLTLLGLINDILDISKIESGKFVLIPVEYDLPSLINDTVVLNIVRKGSKPITFELDIDGKLPSKLFGDELRIKQILNNFLSNAFKYTKEGKVILSIRCEHKAETLEKDTVWMEITVSDTGIGIKSEDMNTIFENYSQVDTNSNRKIEGTGLGLPITKRLIEMMGGHLSATSEYNKGSVFKAWIPQGYVTDVLIGNEVADNLKAFQYALGRRDRNKKIAQAYIPYAKVLVVDDVNTNLDVARGMLKRYGLTIDCVSSGQSAIDRIRSGDPKYNAVFMDHMMPGMDGIEAVRIIRNEIDSDYARSVPIIALTANAILGNEEMFLNNGFQAFLTKPIDIIKLNEAINRWVRDKDYEKELRQTQGIPETAPGGLDMRDGEKDETVKTFLLKNPIEGVDIVKALERFGDGESWLEAVVSYIKNIPAMLEELKTISAGEIAEEKLNTYRITVHGIKGASRSISADKAGDVAEKLEKAARDKNVEILRNETSAFIALTAKLIDEFIELINKAKVLSNKPKKPAPDPEIIQEIYKAAASYNMQDLDKALEMLEQYSYESDGELVSWLREQADTSEFDTISEKLKKG